One genomic window of Sphingomonas sp. C3-2 includes the following:
- a CDS encoding 2OG-Fe(II) oxygenase: MNAPLSMGERASALAAHGMVRDALKLLERGALAGDPDACFTIGLWCLAGTHVHRDLTAARNWFGKAGQYGHPLGRTVHTAFLANGTGGARQWAQAIGQLRVDARQDSAAARQLALIGQMVLDADGGPAPISAPHAYSQNPEISLFKGFLSRAECDYLIDTADPLFRPADIVDPGSGRAMRNPIRTSDSAAFPLANENPAIHAINRRIAAASATDVEQGEPLQILRYAPGQQYRSHLDALPGTGNQRLFTFLIYLNTDYEGGQTNFVEAGLRIRGQRGDAILFRNALPDGTPDPMTRHAGLPVQRGTKYLASRWIRQRSLSLTR, encoded by the coding sequence ATGAACGCACCGCTTTCCATGGGAGAACGCGCCAGCGCGCTGGCGGCCCATGGCATGGTACGCGATGCCCTGAAGCTGCTTGAACGCGGCGCCCTGGCGGGGGACCCAGATGCCTGTTTCACCATCGGATTATGGTGCCTGGCGGGCACCCATGTGCACCGCGACCTGACGGCGGCGCGCAACTGGTTCGGCAAGGCGGGGCAATATGGCCATCCGCTGGGCCGCACGGTGCACACCGCGTTCCTGGCCAATGGCACGGGTGGCGCCCGGCAATGGGCGCAGGCGATCGGCCAGTTGCGTGTTGATGCCCGCCAAGACAGCGCCGCCGCCCGCCAATTGGCGCTGATCGGGCAAATGGTGCTGGATGCAGACGGAGGCCCTGCCCCGATCAGTGCTCCCCACGCATATTCGCAAAACCCGGAAATCAGCCTGTTCAAGGGTTTTCTGAGCCGCGCCGAATGCGATTATCTGATCGACACGGCAGACCCGCTATTTCGCCCGGCCGATATCGTCGATCCGGGATCGGGGCGGGCGATGCGCAATCCGATCCGCACATCCGACAGCGCGGCTTTTCCGCTCGCCAATGAAAATCCGGCAATCCATGCGATCAACCGCCGCATTGCCGCCGCCAGCGCAACCGATGTGGAGCAAGGCGAACCGCTCCAGATCCTGCGCTATGCGCCAGGCCAGCAATATCGATCGCATCTCGATGCGCTGCCCGGAACCGGCAACCAGCGGTTGTTCACCTTCCTCATCTATCTCAACACCGATTATGAGGGCGGGCAGACGAATTTCGTCGAGGCGGGGCTGCGCATTCGTGGCCAGCGCGGCGATGCCATCTTGTTTCGCAACGCGCTGCCCGACGGCACGCCCGATCCGATGACACGCCATGCCGGACTGCCCGTGCAGCGCGGGACCAAATATCTGGCGTCGCGCTGGATACGCCAGCGATCGCTGAGCCTGACGCGCTGA
- the ahcY gene encoding adenosylhomocysteinase — MATAPVVDTNDYVISDIGLAAFGRKEIDIAETEMPGLMALRSEYGAAQPLKGARITGSLHMTIQTAVLIETLTALGADVRWATCNIYSTQDHAAAAIAASGVPVFAVKGESLAEYWDYVGRIFDWGDKTCNMILDDGGDATMFALWGARIEAGEALPEPENEEEVEFQRALKAFVAAKPGYLTETVKTIKGVSEETTTGVHRLYALAKKGQLPFPAINVNDSVTKSKFDNLYGCKESLVDAIRRATDVMLAGKVACVAGFGDVGKGSAASLRNGGARVLVTEIDPICALQAAMEGYEVVTMEDAVTRADIFVTATGNADVITADHMKAMKNMAIVCNIGHFDSEIQIAALSNYKWTEIKPQVDEVEFSDGKKIIVLSKGRLVNLGNATGHPSFVMSSSFTNQTIAQIELWANSGNYQNEVYVLPKHLDEKVAMLHLEKLGVKLTKLNQKQADYIGVPVEGPFKPDHYRY, encoded by the coding sequence GTGGCCACCGCACCTGTCGTAGACACCAATGATTATGTCATCAGCGACATCGGCCTTGCCGCCTTCGGCCGCAAGGAAATCGACATCGCCGAAACCGAAATGCCCGGCCTGATGGCGCTGCGCAGCGAATATGGTGCCGCACAGCCGCTCAAGGGCGCGCGCATCACCGGTTCGCTGCACATGACCATTCAGACTGCAGTTCTCATCGAAACGCTCACCGCGCTTGGTGCAGATGTGCGCTGGGCAACCTGCAACATCTATTCGACGCAGGATCACGCAGCCGCCGCCATCGCGGCATCGGGCGTTCCGGTGTTCGCGGTGAAGGGCGAAAGCCTTGCGGAATATTGGGATTATGTCGGCCGCATCTTCGATTGGGGTGACAAAACCTGCAACATGATCCTCGACGATGGCGGCGATGCCACCATGTTCGCGCTCTGGGGCGCGCGCATCGAGGCAGGCGAAGCGCTGCCCGAGCCGGAAAATGAGGAAGAAGTCGAATTCCAGCGCGCGCTCAAGGCGTTCGTCGCGGCAAAGCCCGGCTACCTCACCGAGACCGTGAAAACCATCAAGGGCGTTTCGGAAGAAACCACCACCGGTGTGCACCGTCTCTATGCGCTTGCCAAGAAGGGCCAGCTTCCCTTCCCGGCGATCAACGTCAATGACTCGGTCACCAAGTCGAAGTTCGACAACCTCTATGGCTGCAAGGAATCGCTCGTCGACGCGATCCGCCGCGCAACCGACGTCATGCTCGCCGGCAAGGTCGCCTGCGTCGCTGGCTTCGGCGATGTGGGCAAGGGCTCGGCCGCGTCGCTCCGCAATGGCGGCGCACGCGTGCTCGTCACCGAAATCGATCCCATTTGCGCGCTTCAGGCCGCGATGGAAGGCTATGAAGTCGTGACGATGGAAGACGCCGTGACGCGCGCCGACATCTTCGTCACCGCCACCGGCAATGCTGACGTCATCACCGCCGATCACATGAAGGCGATGAAGAACATGGCGATCGTGTGCAACATCGGCCACTTCGACAGCGAGATCCAGATCGCCGCGCTCTCGAACTACAAGTGGACCGAGATCAAGCCGCAGGTCGACGAAGTCGAATTCTCCGACGGCAAGAAGATCATCGTCCTCTCGAAGGGCCGCCTCGTGAACCTTGGCAACGCTACCGGTCATCCCAGCTTCGTGATGTCGTCGTCGTTCACCAACCAGACGATCGCGCAGATCGAACTCTGGGCGAACTCGGGGAACTACCAGAACGAAGTCTATGTTCTGCCCAAGCATCTCGACGAAAAGGTCGCGATGCTCCACCTCGAAAAGCTGGGCGTGAAGCTCACCAAGCTCAATCAGAAGCAGGCCGATTATATCGGCGTTCCGGTGGAAGGGCCGTTCAAGCCCGATCACTACCGCTACTGA
- a CDS encoding GNAT family N-acetyltransferase, which yields MVRIVRAQPADLPDVASLFDAYRCFYGQPSDRDGAKAFLAERMARQQSVILLARGGDQALGFTQLYPSFSSVSMAPIVILNDLFVVPEGRGQGIATALLDAACCHARAAGAIRLSLSTAVDNHAAQALYEGAGWKRDTAFTEYSFSL from the coding sequence ATGGTGCGCATCGTCCGGGCGCAGCCCGCCGACCTTCCCGACGTGGCGTCGTTGTTCGACGCCTATCGCTGCTTTTATGGTCAGCCGTCCGACAGGGATGGTGCCAAGGCCTTTCTGGCCGAGCGTATGGCACGTCAGCAATCGGTGATCCTGCTCGCGCGGGGTGGCGATCAGGCGCTTGGGTTCACCCAGCTTTATCCCAGTTTCTCGTCGGTCTCGATGGCGCCGATCGTCATCCTCAACGATCTTTTCGTCGTGCCCGAGGGGCGGGGGCAGGGGATCGCTACCGCTCTGCTCGATGCGGCCTGCTGCCATGCGCGCGCCGCCGGCGCGATCAGGCTCTCACTCTCCACGGCGGTCGACAATCATGCCGCGCAGGCGCTGTACGAAGGCGCCGGCTGGAAGCGCGATACGGCGTTTACGGAGTACAGCTTCAGCCTCTGA
- a CDS encoding YqgE/AlgH family protein, whose protein sequence is MNLPAFLTGQMLLALPGIGDSRFEHAVIAMCAHDEAGALGIGIGHVAEGIGFHELLRQFDIDPGVAPDCPILMGGPVEPQRGFVLHSPDWGGQDSLHVGDRWVLSGTIDVLRAIAAGSGPGQWIAALGYAGWGPGQLETEMTRHGWFVTPVSDQLLFDVAPRQRWERAFAEAGIDSSLLAPVSGQA, encoded by the coding sequence ATGAATCTTCCTGCTTTCCTCACCGGCCAGATGCTTCTGGCGCTTCCGGGTATCGGCGACAGCCGTTTCGAACATGCCGTTATTGCGATGTGCGCGCATGACGAAGCGGGGGCGCTCGGCATTGGCATCGGCCATGTCGCAGAGGGGATCGGCTTTCATGAATTGCTGCGTCAGTTCGATATCGATCCCGGCGTCGCGCCCGATTGCCCGATCCTGATGGGCGGCCCGGTCGAACCGCAGCGTGGTTTTGTGCTGCACAGCCCCGATTGGGGCGGGCAGGACAGTCTGCACGTGGGGGATCGCTGGGTCTTGTCGGGCACCATCGATGTGCTGCGCGCGATCGCCGCGGGCTCGGGGCCGGGGCAATGGATTGCCGCGCTGGGCTATGCCGGCTGGGGGCCGGGGCAGCTTGAAACCGAAATGACCCGCCATGGCTGGTTCGTCACGCCGGTCAGCGATCAGCTGTTGTTCGATGTCGCGCCGCGCCAGCGCTGGGAACGCGCCTTTGCCGAAGCCGGTATCGACAGCAGCCTGCTCGCGCCGGTCAGCGGCCAGGCCTGA
- a CDS encoding peroxiredoxin gives MTIKQGDALPEATFTKPGEQGPESVSTADFFKGRKVALFSVPGAFTPTCSAKHLPSYIEKEAELKAKGVDEIACTAVNDAFVMGAWSKAAGADGKVTMLADGNGDFVKAIDLVLDGSKFGMGTRGQRFSILVNDGVVEQLNVEAPGEYKVSSAEHMLTQL, from the coding sequence ATGACGATCAAGCAGGGCGACGCCCTTCCCGAAGCGACCTTCACCAAGCCCGGCGAACAGGGCCCGGAAAGCGTTTCGACCGCCGATTTCTTCAAGGGCCGCAAGGTTGCGCTGTTCTCGGTTCCCGGCGCGTTCACGCCGACCTGCTCCGCCAAGCACCTGCCCAGCTATATCGAAAAGGAAGCCGAACTGAAGGCCAAGGGCGTCGACGAGATAGCCTGCACCGCCGTGAACGATGCGTTCGTGATGGGCGCGTGGAGCAAGGCCGCTGGCGCCGATGGCAAGGTGACCATGCTGGCGGACGGCAATGGCGATTTCGTGAAGGCGATCGACCTCGTGCTCGACGGTTCGAAATTCGGCATGGGTACGCGCGGTCAGCGTTTTTCGATCCTCGTCAATGACGGCGTTGTCGAGCAGTTGAACGTCGAGGCCCCGGGCGAATATAAGGTGAGCTCGGCCGAACATATGCTGACCCAGCTCTGA
- a CDS encoding AMP nucleosidase, producing MTKAESIVNELDALYRSSVERLRTALSAFINHGERPHPGLRQHGAFAYPEIRLTHRGPGDAPMPLRSYGRLVTPGEYAISVTRPAMFADYLTEQLQMLIDAHDVDVKAVPGTQEIPFPYVIEAGHDLDLDKVNIVELARWFPATELADIGDEIADGLFVDTPDEPRPLALFDGLRTDFSLARLRHYTGTPPEHVQRFILFTNYHRYVDEFVSWACSQLGGDNGYTALSGAGGVYVTSETVDPERVIADSAWRRHQMPAYHLIAPNRMGISVVNIGVGPSNAKTITDHLAVVRPEAWLMIGHCGGLRPSQRIGDYVLAHAYLRDDHVLDDALPPEIPIPPIAEVQQALARAAQTVSGEDEETLKYRLRTGTIVTTDDRNWELRYSRSALRFSQSRAVGIDMESATIAGQGYRFRVPYGTLLCVSDKPLHGELKLPGQANRFYERAISEHMRIGIEACNELRREGAKLHSRKLRAFNEPPFR from the coding sequence ATGACCAAAGCAGAATCGATCGTAAACGAGCTGGATGCGCTCTACCGCAGCTCGGTCGAGCGGCTCCGTACCGCTCTCAGCGCCTTTATCAACCACGGCGAACGCCCCCATCCCGGCCTGCGCCAGCACGGGGCCTTCGCCTATCCTGAAATCCGCCTCACCCACCGAGGCCCCGGCGATGCGCCGATGCCGCTCCGATCCTATGGCCGGCTGGTGACGCCCGGCGAATATGCGATCAGCGTGACACGCCCGGCGATGTTCGCCGACTATCTGACCGAACAGCTGCAGATGCTGATCGACGCGCACGATGTCGATGTGAAGGCGGTTCCTGGCACGCAGGAAATTCCCTTTCCCTATGTGATCGAGGCGGGGCACGATCTTGACCTCGACAAGGTCAACATCGTCGAGCTTGCGCGCTGGTTCCCGGCGACCGAACTGGCCGATATTGGCGACGAGATCGCCGACGGGCTGTTCGTCGACACGCCCGACGAGCCGCGTCCGCTGGCACTGTTTGACGGGCTGCGCACCGATTTTTCGCTGGCGCGGCTGCGCCATTATACCGGCACCCCGCCCGAGCATGTCCAGCGCTTCATCCTGTTCACCAACTATCACCGCTATGTCGATGAATTTGTGAGCTGGGCGTGCAGCCAGCTGGGCGGCGACAATGGCTATACCGCGCTTTCGGGGGCTGGCGGCGTTTATGTAACGTCGGAGACCGTGGACCCCGAACGCGTGATCGCCGACAGCGCATGGCGCCGGCACCAGATGCCCGCCTATCACCTGATCGCGCCGAACCGGATGGGCATCAGCGTCGTCAATATCGGCGTCGGCCCGTCAAACGCCAAGACGATCACCGATCACCTGGCGGTCGTCCGCCCCGAGGCCTGGCTGATGATCGGCCATTGCGGCGGGCTGCGCCCGAGCCAGCGGATCGGTGATTATGTGCTGGCGCACGCCTATCTGCGCGACGACCATGTTCTGGACGACGCGCTGCCGCCTGAAATCCCCATTCCGCCGATCGCCGAGGTGCAGCAGGCACTGGCCCGCGCCGCACAGACGGTTTCGGGCGAGGATGAGGAAACGCTGAAATACCGGCTGCGCACGGGCACGATCGTCACCACCGACGACCGCAACTGGGAACTGCGCTATTCGCGGTCGGCGCTGCGCTTTTCACAATCGCGCGCGGTGGGGATCGACATGGAATCGGCGACGATCGCGGGACAGGGTTATCGCTTCCGTGTCCCCTACGGGACGTTGCTGTGCGTTTCGGACAAGCCGCTGCACGGCGAACTGAAACTGCCCGGACAGGCCAACCGCTTCTATGAACGCGCGATCAGCGAGCATATGCGGATCGGCATCGAGGCGTGCAACGAGCTGCGCCGCGAAGGCGCCAAGCTGCATAGCCGCAAGCTCCGCGCGTTCAACGAACCGCCCTTCCGTTAA